A stretch of Thermococcus bergensis DNA encodes these proteins:
- a CDS encoding COG1361 family protein, which yields MRKYLGLILGLLIVMGSFNPVMGEEALLFEGYLNKGDSILVGPLVVVLQDVQKDYVENQYKAMILILKDNKVLNMDYASIKVPNPEKIQELLTNTTFLYAMAETLGYNTTNPVELAQFYLWLNSASQEEIVDAVFKTVEEHPELGISKEDLLMTITYPNMELIGENETIEVDVDGERVSITALQIYPNGARISISGPPEWNASMIPAYLTTWAETPEKVRPGDEITVKVHLKNEGSLKAKFITVVVSPTPVSFAPSGGGMGEVIAQVASQSGVVQSVLLPVDSAVKYIEYLDGKEEKVVEFRFKVNENVDPGIYPLYISLAYYSQMGENLQMLRGFNYFSITVIREGEATFENREH from the coding sequence ATGAGAAAATATCTCGGACTTATACTGGGACTGTTGATTGTTATGGGCAGTTTTAACCCTGTTATGGGTGAAGAAGCGCTTCTCTTTGAGGGTTATCTCAACAAAGGCGATTCAATACTTGTGGGTCCACTTGTAGTCGTCCTTCAAGATGTACAGAAAGATTACGTTGAGAACCAATACAAAGCTATGATACTCATTTTAAAGGACAACAAAGTACTTAACATGGATTACGCGTCAATAAAAGTTCCTAATCCGGAAAAAATACAAGAGCTTCTCACAAACACAACATTCCTCTACGCAATGGCAGAAACCCTTGGCTACAACACAACAAATCCTGTAGAGCTCGCCCAATTCTATTTGTGGCTTAACAGCGCGTCCCAAGAAGAAATCGTGGATGCGGTGTTCAAAACCGTCGAAGAGCATCCTGAACTGGGCATATCAAAAGAAGACCTTCTCATGACGATTACTTATCCCAATATGGAGCTTATCGGCGAAAACGAGACTATAGAAGTTGACGTTGATGGGGAGAGGGTATCTATTACTGCCCTTCAGATTTATCCAAATGGTGCAAGGATAAGTATAAGCGGACCTCCTGAATGGAATGCCTCGATGATACCGGCATACCTTACTACATGGGCTGAAACCCCGGAAAAAGTTAGACCCGGCGATGAAATTACTGTTAAGGTTCATTTAAAGAACGAGGGATCTTTAAAAGCAAAGTTCATCACGGTAGTTGTGTCCCCAACCCCTGTTTCGTTTGCCCCTTCCGGTGGAGGGATGGGTGAGGTAATAGCCCAAGTTGCATCTCAGAGCGGAGTTGTGCAGAGTGTTCTTTTGCCGGTAGATAGCGCAGTGAAGTACATAGAATATCTGGACGGAAAAGAGGAGAAAGTCGTTGAATTCAGGTTCAAGGTAAATGAAAACGTTGATCCAGGTATTTATCCCCTCTACATTTCACTTGCATATTACAGTCAGATGGGAGAGAATTTGCAAATGCTGCGAGGCTTTAATTATTTCTCCATAACTGTAATTCGGGAGGGGGAAGCAACTTTTGAGAATAGAGAACATTGA
- a CDS encoding B12-binding domain-containing radical SAM protein, which produces MTRIVLTTDETLTSTYHDVPLLDFLGCAPYDKLPKWVFRFFDTQLPDENGVLTQAPYGLRKVEAALLRDGFRRDEVVVAHPRKVEQFIDKDTTIVALYEMDPLGLGPVSMMFTNGGKWTNYTKVKFIELVERINRIRETKKLDFKIVVGGPGAWQVDFRREEKEKLRIDHVVIGEVDHVAGELFRDIESGGADETIFIKGWPRVEQIPTIVAPSYKGLVEVMRGCGRGCRFCEPNLRVARHIPLERIEEEIRLNVNSGIDHAWFHSEDVFLYRVEDKKNFYPNAEAVVELFEIARKYTKNVNPTHGAVAGALAAPGMIEEISRIVDAGPNHWIGIQVGFETASPRLIGKYMNNKMKPFSPEEWPWVLLNGTYVFNKNYWFPAYTTILGLPGDTDDDEIMTAQLIVTMERELEEKLGSRAHFTVTPLAFVPMGMLKNQDFYQIDEMITYGQFLHLYYAWKHMMKEVTRGLPAVMKNNPFLIPFYPLARLGTRIVIRQIEKWGKSKGYEVKPLEPLDIRTEVEEHRWYSQPSLMEDY; this is translated from the coding sequence ATGACCAGAATAGTCTTGACTACTGACGAAACTCTAACGAGCACATACCACGACGTACCTCTGCTAGACTTTCTCGGCTGTGCACCCTACGACAAGCTCCCGAAGTGGGTTTTCAGGTTTTTTGACACCCAGTTGCCCGATGAGAACGGCGTTCTGACTCAAGCGCCCTACGGCCTCAGGAAGGTCGAGGCGGCCCTTCTCCGGGACGGCTTCAGAAGGGACGAAGTGGTAGTCGCCCACCCGCGCAAGGTTGAGCAGTTCATAGACAAAGACACCACGATCGTTGCACTCTACGAGATGGATCCTCTCGGTCTGGGGCCGGTCAGCATGATGTTCACAAACGGCGGCAAGTGGACGAACTACACCAAAGTCAAGTTCATTGAGCTCGTGGAAAGGATAAACCGCATAAGGGAGACCAAAAAGCTGGACTTCAAAATCGTCGTCGGCGGGCCGGGGGCTTGGCAGGTTGACTTCAGAAGGGAGGAGAAGGAGAAGCTGAGGATAGACCACGTGGTAATCGGAGAAGTCGACCACGTTGCTGGGGAGCTCTTCAGGGACATCGAGAGCGGGGGCGCCGACGAGACTATCTTTATCAAGGGCTGGCCGCGGGTCGAGCAGATCCCGACGATAGTGGCGCCCTCGTATAAGGGTCTCGTCGAGGTGATGAGGGGCTGTGGAAGGGGCTGCCGCTTCTGCGAGCCGAACCTGAGGGTTGCCCGCCACATACCGCTGGAGAGGATAGAAGAGGAGATAAGGCTCAACGTAAACTCTGGAATCGATCACGCCTGGTTCCACAGCGAGGACGTGTTCCTCTACCGCGTCGAGGATAAGAAGAACTTCTACCCGAATGCTGAGGCCGTTGTTGAGCTGTTTGAAATAGCTAGAAAATACACGAAGAACGTGAACCCGACCCACGGGGCCGTTGCCGGTGCCCTGGCCGCTCCAGGAATGATAGAGGAAATCTCCCGCATCGTTGACGCTGGTCCGAATCACTGGATAGGCATTCAAGTCGGCTTTGAGACGGCCTCGCCGAGGCTCATCGGGAAGTACATGAACAACAAGATGAAGCCCTTCTCACCGGAGGAGTGGCCCTGGGTTCTCCTCAACGGGACGTACGTCTTCAACAAAAACTACTGGTTCCCTGCATACACAACGATTCTGGGATTGCCTGGCGACACTGATGACGACGAGATAATGACTGCCCAGCTAATAGTCACGATGGAGAGGGAGCTTGAGGAGAAGCTCGGTAGTAGAGCGCACTTCACTGTGACGCCACTGGCATTCGTTCCGATGGGCATGCTCAAGAACCAGGATTTCTACCAGATCGACGAGATGATAACCTACGGCCAGTTCCTCCACCTCTACTACGCTTGGAAGCACATGATGAAGGAAGTCACAAGGGGCCTGCCCGCAGTTATGAAAAACAACCCATTCCTAATACCTTTCTACCCGCTGGCGAGGCTTGGAACTCGGATCGTCATAAGGCAGATAGAGAAGTGGGGCAAAAGTAAGGGCTACGAGGTAAAGCCTCTTGAGCCGCTCGATATTCGGACTGAGGTAGAAGAACACCGCTGGTATTCTCAGCCGAGCCTTATGGAAGATTATTGA
- a CDS encoding LEA type 2 family protein: protein MRGSIFGLPIIRGSFSHPFETNLLSYISNVTIESSGDLIKTPAVEGMPSKWGKVDENGIEILSDVKLYNPNPIPLPLFGIKYYIDANGYQVAQGKLVENVVIPANGRAIAKIRTVVDTEVLPEVLAEHIKRGERSEITLKLTLAVKVLNREVEIPLPEVEKRVETNIIEQLNLALR from the coding sequence GTGAGAGGTTCAATATTTGGCCTTCCAATTATAAGAGGAAGTTTTTCGCATCCATTTGAAACTAATTTGTTAAGCTACATCAGCAACGTAACAATAGAGAGCTCTGGAGACCTAATAAAAACTCCCGCAGTTGAAGGAATGCCCTCTAAGTGGGGAAAAGTTGATGAAAACGGTATTGAGATTTTAAGTGATGTGAAGCTCTACAATCCTAACCCTATTCCTCTGCCCCTCTTTGGAATTAAATATTACATAGATGCTAACGGCTACCAGGTGGCACAAGGAAAACTCGTTGAGAACGTTGTAATCCCTGCAAACGGCAGAGCTATAGCAAAAATAAGAACAGTGGTTGACACAGAAGTTCTTCCAGAGGTACTTGCAGAACACATAAAGAGAGGAGAGAGAAGTGAGATAACCCTGAAGCTTACCCTTGCTGTGAAAGTGCTTAACAGAGAAGTAGAGATTCCCCTCCCAGAAGTCGAGAAAAGGGTTGAAACGAACATAATAGAACAGCTGAACCTTGCTCTCAGATGA
- a CDS encoding COG1361 S-layer family protein — translation MRIENIEKPEVVHPGEDFEVTIGLRNLGFEPAKEVLVDLSPSLEFQNGAILIDNTTKQHFTYTVNTNKVMEYKFRLHVSEDASTGSYPIRLKVTYYSGDSKEQREQTFEFSVQVVRRNQAFVEIESVEMDPKAIEPGDEFVLKVKVKNVGEERARAFSFRIEPSEVNAPGEVTKVDLSSLQNLPIQGSQSMSENLQIAINQIMEQLARENINAFLPIGEDNIKYLPELAPGEEKILEFHLKANERLENGIYPLKVSLEYLSTPNDEKLTDDRLIGIPILGREHIIISKVSTSPSRVLAGTNNVEINFEVENIGSGSARYVILKPMPEDPFELSETSEQIINIGTLRQGDSAKASFRVNVGEWAEGGTYEIPVKIEYKDSSGNVKEDTIKIPVIVNEKPKITVEKVSFDKTPMQGEEILIYIRVKNVGGEQAENVIIEGVVKADQPFTLSKRSDYVGTLDPGREGEGVLELSIANNAIPKDYVVQVRIRAVGDKESGDDNVYVFEEFITIPVKENTETRRNLRTAGAFIGVLALVVILWTYWRGKKGS, via the coding sequence TTGAGAATAGAGAACATTGAAAAACCTGAAGTAGTTCACCCGGGGGAGGATTTTGAGGTAACCATTGGTCTTAGAAACCTTGGTTTCGAGCCGGCAAAAGAAGTGCTTGTTGATCTCTCTCCTTCATTAGAATTCCAGAATGGAGCGATATTAATCGATAACACAACAAAACAGCACTTTACTTATACAGTAAACACCAACAAGGTCATGGAGTATAAGTTCAGGCTTCATGTGAGCGAAGACGCCTCCACAGGAAGCTATCCGATACGACTGAAAGTTACATATTACAGCGGCGATTCCAAGGAGCAGAGAGAGCAGACCTTTGAATTTTCAGTTCAAGTTGTGAGAAGAAATCAAGCCTTTGTTGAAATTGAGAGCGTTGAAATGGATCCGAAGGCAATAGAGCCCGGAGATGAGTTCGTGCTTAAGGTAAAGGTGAAAAACGTAGGCGAAGAGAGAGCAAGGGCCTTTTCCTTCAGAATAGAACCGAGTGAAGTAAATGCGCCTGGAGAAGTTACGAAAGTCGATCTATCTTCCCTTCAGAACCTCCCAATACAGGGAAGCCAGAGCATGAGCGAAAACCTTCAAATTGCCATAAACCAAATAATGGAACAGCTCGCTAGGGAGAACATCAATGCTTTCCTGCCCATTGGAGAGGATAACATAAAGTACTTGCCTGAGCTAGCCCCGGGAGAAGAGAAGATTCTGGAGTTTCACTTAAAGGCAAATGAAAGACTCGAAAACGGTATTTATCCCCTAAAGGTTTCGCTGGAATATTTGAGCACGCCAAATGATGAAAAACTAACGGACGATAGGTTAATTGGCATACCAATTCTTGGCAGGGAGCATATAATAATTTCAAAGGTCTCAACATCTCCAAGTAGGGTCTTAGCTGGAACGAACAACGTGGAGATAAACTTTGAAGTGGAGAACATAGGCAGTGGAAGCGCCCGCTATGTGATCCTAAAACCAATGCCTGAGGATCCATTTGAGTTAAGTGAGACGAGCGAGCAGATAATAAACATAGGCACCCTACGGCAGGGAGACTCAGCAAAGGCGAGCTTCAGAGTGAACGTTGGAGAGTGGGCAGAGGGTGGAACGTATGAGATTCCAGTGAAGATAGAGTACAAGGACTCTTCGGGCAATGTTAAGGAGGATACGATCAAGATACCAGTAATAGTGAACGAAAAACCAAAAATAACTGTCGAGAAGGTCAGCTTTGACAAAACACCTATGCAGGGTGAAGAAATTCTTATATACATAAGGGTCAAGAACGTTGGAGGAGAACAGGCTGAAAATGTGATAATAGAAGGCGTTGTAAAAGCTGATCAGCCCTTTACACTCTCAAAGAGGTCAGATTACGTTGGAACTCTTGATCCGGGAAGAGAAGGGGAAGGTGTTTTGGAACTGAGCATAGCAAACAACGCCATCCCCAAAGACTACGTCGTTCAAGTGAGAATCAGAGCAGTTGGTGATAAGGAAAGCGGAGACGACAATGTGTACGTCTTTGAGGAATTTATTACAATACCTGTTAAAGAAAATACTGAAACAAGAAGAAACCTAAGAACTGCTGGAGCGTTTATTGGAGTTCTGGCTTTGGTAGTAATTTTGTGGACATACTGGAGAGGAAAAAAAGGTAGCTAA
- a CDS encoding flippase-like domain-containing protein produces the protein MKKRDSFMILIGVGVIAVLIWWAGVEETLKLLTGAKVEYFLLALLMQVLATLAWAFRWRIFLKRAGVSVRIKDIIMATMVGIFANNLTPGARAGGEPARMYVITKKSNGGYGQVFATIMADRILDVVPVLLFTLVAFKYALSLKVKLLLSVLSLSTIVLLLIVAISLLISLNESLAFSVLNKITALIKRIFPEKFAGVEGTLEEKLKKSITDFRTTFLELSKDPVVLGKTLFYSLALWGFMLLRTYFVFESIGYRLELQKILMVQMAGIALGMISILPGGVGITEAVNSALYLSLRIDKSLAVTATVLDRFISFWLPTIIGGGLSVYLGAKLSKGRV, from the coding sequence ATGAAAAAGAGAGACTCCTTTATGATTTTGATTGGGGTTGGGGTTATAGCAGTACTTATATGGTGGGCAGGAGTAGAGGAAACGCTGAAGCTTTTAACAGGGGCTAAGGTGGAGTATTTTCTTCTTGCACTTCTTATGCAAGTTCTTGCAACCCTTGCGTGGGCTTTTCGGTGGAGGATATTTCTGAAAAGGGCGGGGGTAAGTGTTCGGATAAAGGACATTATAATGGCCACCATGGTTGGGATATTTGCAAACAACCTAACTCCCGGTGCCAGAGCGGGAGGAGAGCCCGCTAGAATGTATGTGATAACCAAAAAGTCCAACGGTGGTTATGGTCAGGTTTTTGCCACCATAATGGCTGACAGGATTTTGGACGTTGTTCCGGTTCTGCTTTTCACTCTTGTCGCGTTCAAGTATGCCCTCTCGTTGAAGGTAAAGCTTTTGCTGTCCGTTCTTTCTCTCTCAACAATAGTACTCCTTCTGATAGTGGCTATAAGCCTCTTGATATCTCTGAATGAAAGTTTGGCCTTTAGCGTGCTCAACAAAATAACAGCACTTATAAAGCGCATATTCCCTGAAAAGTTTGCAGGAGTGGAGGGAACGCTCGAAGAAAAGCTCAAAAAATCTATAACTGACTTTAGGACGACCTTTTTGGAGCTTTCTAAAGACCCGGTTGTGCTGGGCAAAACCCTCTTCTATTCTTTGGCACTCTGGGGATTCATGCTTCTCAGAACTTATTTTGTCTTCGAAAGCATTGGGTATCGTCTTGAACTTCAAAAAATTCTAATGGTTCAAATGGCCGGCATTGCTCTGGGAATGATAAGCATCCTTCCCGGTGGGGTTGGAATAACAGAGGCAGTTAACTCTGCCCTCTATCTTAGCTTGAGAATTGATAAGAGTTTAGCCGTTACCGCGACGGTCTTAGATAGGTTTATATCCTTCTGGCTCCCAACGATTATTGGGGGGGGATTGAGCGTTTATCTTGGTGCAAAGCTAAGCAAGGGTAGAGTGTGA
- a CDS encoding RsmB/NOP family class I SAM-dependent RNA methyltransferase, with translation MYREAFPEELQKYYHDLFGSEAEEIMKKLREPVEKYYIRVNTLKISRQKLMEELRREGLKPRRSPYLEEGIYFEREGPNFPDDYNPKLPTVVANKFAAESVYQGAQLYAPGVLKADRGIKEGDEVQIRDPRGLLVGIGIAKMSAKEMVIATRGIAVEVTLPKFKLPSLSELKAYEKGYFYAQSLPSMIVAHILEPQEEDLIVDMAAAPGGKTSHIAQLLENRGEIIAIDKSKNRLAKMEEELKRLGVKNVKLIQMDSRNLPDLGIEADKILLDAPCTALGVRPKLWETRTPKDIEATARYQRHFINAAIKSLRKGGVLVYSTCTLSYEENEGNVLYMIKKGLKLEEQKIFIGSPGIGINEVQRFYPHKHLTQGFFIAKLRKVG, from the coding sequence ATGTACCGGGAAGCGTTTCCTGAAGAACTGCAGAAGTATTATCACGACCTTTTCGGGAGTGAAGCTGAGGAGATCATGAAAAAGCTGAGAGAGCCCGTGGAGAAGTACTACATAAGGGTCAACACGCTTAAGATAAGTCGGCAGAAGCTCATGGAAGAGCTTAGAAGGGAGGGGCTGAAGCCGAGGAGAAGTCCCTACCTTGAGGAGGGTATCTATTTCGAGAGGGAAGGGCCGAATTTTCCCGATGATTATAACCCCAAGCTGCCAACGGTTGTCGCAAATAAGTTTGCGGCGGAGAGCGTTTACCAGGGTGCCCAGCTCTATGCTCCCGGCGTATTAAAGGCCGATAGAGGAATAAAAGAAGGAGATGAAGTTCAAATCAGAGATCCAAGGGGGCTCCTTGTGGGCATAGGCATTGCAAAGATGAGTGCTAAGGAAATGGTTATTGCCACGAGAGGAATAGCTGTCGAAGTAACTCTGCCTAAGTTCAAACTGCCGAGCTTGAGTGAATTAAAAGCTTATGAAAAAGGCTACTTTTATGCCCAGAGCCTTCCTTCCATGATTGTTGCCCATATTCTGGAGCCACAGGAAGAAGACCTTATAGTTGATATGGCGGCTGCTCCGGGGGGAAAGACGTCTCACATAGCACAGCTCCTTGAAAACAGGGGGGAAATAATAGCTATAGACAAATCAAAAAACAGATTAGCCAAAATGGAGGAAGAGCTGAAGAGACTTGGCGTGAAGAACGTCAAGCTTATTCAAATGGATTCGAGAAATCTGCCAGACCTTGGAATTGAGGCTGATAAAATCCTCTTAGATGCCCCATGCACAGCCTTGGGAGTGAGACCAAAGCTCTGGGAGACAAGAACGCCAAAGGACATCGAGGCTACTGCAAGGTATCAGAGACACTTCATAAACGCCGCAATAAAAAGCCTTAGAAAAGGAGGTGTGCTGGTCTATTCTACATGTACCTTGAGCTATGAAGAAAACGAAGGGAACGTGCTTTACATGATAAAGAAGGGGCTGAAGCTTGAGGAGCAGAAAATCTTCATAGGTTCGCCTGGAATAGGGATAAACGAAGTTCAGCGCTTTTATCCTCACAAGCACCTTACTCAGGGCTTCTTCATTGCAAAACTGAGGAAGGTGGGCTGA
- a CDS encoding hydrophobe/amphiphile efflux-3 (HAE3) family transporter: MLKKLARIIVKYRVAFSLIAIFLLILSLYGVQLLEFESDLTKQLPQDLPAVRDYLTLQNEFQSGDSALIIVKVASIEEGGVYDIRDPEVIKSIYELEERLREHEYVTNTMSIADIFIQILGRLPENEEEVKFVLNTLPPEALQGLISSDYRATMVIATLTAGSGSQAVQRIYEDIERDINQVRFPKNVEVIQTGTIGIAHRILAMLQSDLSRTMAIALLFVAFLLIYFYRSVFRAMLPLIPLVFGVMMTLGFMGLLGIPIDMVTTVVGAMIVGMGIDYGVHVTNRYFEERKKGSGIEEAAEEAVAETGKALLGAALTTIAGFSALALSILPSLRRLSFVLIMGLSLAAVNAVVITPSLIILYEDVVMKIKGKHEVPEIRAHSGFIAKFFNTLGRTIKRHPKTTLTAVSLMTIVFLYGLTQVTTEVRLEKMIPEGIPEIEAMKDVRYEFGGQDQVNLIVKADDVRDPSVVRAIYRFEQEILADSHYNNVFETNSIADAVVRKYGYIPEDKEKIKAAIEEGGASVNDDYSMTLIQLKGNFGEANPEDFRAIMRYFEEQAKSADLPPGVEMRLAGDLYLNYVLDNLTNQELGKISTYGSIFVVLVVVLLFRRPLVSIAMVLPMFLGALWTVGYMGLAGIPFTQTLAGVISMIVGLGVDYGMHLTHRFLEELREGNPYPIISALEGVGPGILVGALTTAGGFLALLSGELTTIHDFGKTLAVGILASMFAAFTVTPALLQLFYGKKIRGEEK, from the coding sequence ATGCTCAAGAAGCTTGCGAGGATAATAGTGAAATACAGGGTGGCATTTTCATTGATAGCCATATTCTTGCTAATTCTCTCTCTATACGGAGTTCAGTTGCTAGAATTTGAGAGTGACCTTACTAAACAGCTCCCTCAAGATTTACCGGCGGTGAGGGACTATTTGACACTCCAAAATGAATTTCAAAGTGGAGATTCTGCGCTTATAATTGTTAAGGTGGCTTCTATCGAAGAGGGTGGTGTCTACGATATCCGAGACCCCGAGGTGATAAAGTCAATCTACGAACTCGAGGAGCGTTTAAGGGAGCATGAATACGTAACGAACACAATGAGCATTGCTGATATTTTTATTCAAATTCTTGGTAGATTGCCTGAAAACGAAGAAGAGGTTAAATTCGTTTTAAATACCCTGCCTCCAGAAGCCCTGCAGGGGTTAATAAGTTCTGATTACAGAGCAACAATGGTGATAGCCACCCTTACAGCCGGCTCTGGTTCTCAAGCGGTGCAGAGAATTTATGAGGACATTGAGAGGGATATAAACCAGGTAAGGTTTCCAAAAAATGTAGAAGTCATTCAGACGGGAACAATTGGAATTGCACACAGGATTTTGGCGATGCTTCAGAGTGATTTGAGTAGAACGATGGCAATTGCCCTTCTTTTCGTGGCTTTTCTGTTGATCTACTTCTACAGGTCAGTTTTTAGGGCAATGCTGCCCTTGATACCTCTAGTATTTGGCGTAATGATGACCCTCGGTTTTATGGGTCTTCTCGGGATTCCAATAGACATGGTAACTACCGTAGTTGGGGCAATGATAGTTGGAATGGGTATTGACTACGGTGTTCACGTAACCAACCGTTATTTTGAGGAGAGGAAAAAAGGTAGCGGTATTGAAGAAGCTGCGGAAGAAGCGGTAGCGGAGACGGGAAAAGCCCTGTTGGGAGCGGCTTTGACAACTATAGCTGGATTTTCTGCGTTGGCTCTTTCAATTTTGCCTTCCCTTCGCAGGTTGAGTTTTGTCCTAATAATGGGTCTCAGCTTGGCGGCGGTAAACGCTGTTGTGATAACTCCTTCTCTTATAATCCTCTACGAAGATGTTGTAATGAAAATTAAAGGAAAGCACGAAGTTCCTGAGATAAGGGCACATTCGGGCTTTATTGCAAAGTTCTTTAACACTCTGGGAAGAACCATTAAGAGGCATCCAAAAACAACCCTCACGGCTGTCTCTCTAATGACTATCGTGTTTCTTTATGGCCTAACTCAGGTAACAACGGAAGTTAGACTGGAAAAAATGATTCCTGAGGGCATACCGGAAATTGAAGCTATGAAGGATGTTAGATATGAATTCGGCGGCCAAGACCAGGTGAATTTAATAGTGAAGGCAGATGATGTGAGAGACCCATCAGTAGTTAGGGCTATTTATCGCTTTGAGCAGGAAATACTTGCCGATTCTCACTACAACAACGTCTTTGAGACCAACAGCATAGCTGATGCAGTCGTTAGAAAATATGGATACATCCCAGAAGACAAAGAAAAAATAAAGGCTGCCATAGAAGAGGGGGGAGCTTCTGTAAATGACGACTACTCGATGACACTAATTCAGCTGAAGGGGAACTTTGGTGAGGCTAATCCAGAGGATTTTAGGGCCATTATGCGCTATTTTGAAGAACAGGCAAAAAGTGCGGATCTTCCACCTGGAGTTGAAATGCGGCTAGCGGGCGATTTATATTTGAACTACGTTTTAGATAACCTAACCAATCAAGAGCTTGGTAAGATATCCACCTACGGTAGCATTTTTGTTGTGCTGGTAGTTGTACTGCTTTTCAGAAGACCGCTGGTTTCAATTGCAATGGTACTGCCCATGTTCCTTGGTGCCCTTTGGACCGTTGGTTACATGGGGCTCGCGGGCATACCTTTCACTCAAACTTTAGCAGGTGTTATCTCTATGATAGTTGGTCTCGGAGTTGATTACGGAATGCACCTTACCCACAGGTTTTTGGAAGAACTTAGGGAAGGCAATCCGTATCCCATAATCTCCGCCCTTGAAGGAGTTGGCCCCGGAATTTTGGTTGGAGCTCTAACGACAGCTGGAGGGTTTTTAGCTCTGCTTAGTGGTGAGCTCACCACAATACACGACTTTGGAAAGACCTTGGCTGTTGGAATCCTCGCTTCAATGTTTGCCGCTTTCACGGTAACACCTGCTTTGCTCCAGCTGTTTTATGGAAAAAAGATAAGGGGTGAGGAAAAATGA
- a CDS encoding DUF3201 domain-containing protein: protein MKMIEIHNHLNKIWGEIFELNEVLREKLRPLGFKVEPVEEVFNAYIFLEGEWREMLYPHPAFEIKPQGELGATIQSFYFVFAVPKEKITREFIVEFIKKFPQSYIYGTENFLEDIYNHNFPRNLDEVYEKIEKSQEKVFQLEVEAEDSQDIENKLFEFIGLAKKYKILEI from the coding sequence ATGAAAATGATTGAAATTCACAATCATCTAAACAAAATCTGGGGTGAGATTTTTGAGTTAAACGAGGTGCTGAGAGAGAAGCTCAGGCCTCTTGGCTTTAAGGTGGAGCCTGTAGAGGAAGTTTTCAACGCGTACATTTTCCTTGAGGGTGAGTGGAGAGAGATGCTTTATCCTCATCCTGCTTTTGAGATAAAGCCTCAAGGAGAATTGGGAGCGACGATTCAGAGCTTCTACTTTGTGTTTGCCGTTCCAAAGGAAAAAATAACCAGAGAGTTCATCGTTGAGTTCATCAAAAAATTCCCACAGAGCTACATCTACGGAACGGAGAACTTTTTGGAGGACATCTACAATCACAACTTTCCAAGAAACCTCGATGAAGTTTACGAAAAGATAGAAAAAAGCCAAGAAAAAGTTTTTCAACTTGAAGTTGAGGCAGAAGACAGTCAGGATATTGAAAACAAGCTCTTTGAATTTATAGGACTTGCAAAGAAGTACAAAATCCTTGAGATTTAG
- a CDS encoding IS982 family transposase (programmed frameshift), translating into MVVMNFQQEILIIKSEIYPIISKHYPKNTHREIISLYDLITFAILAHLHFNGVYKHAYRVLIEEMKLFPKIRYNKLTERLNRHEKLLLLAQEELFKKHAREYVRILDSKPIQTKELARKNRKDKEGSSEVISEKPAVGFVPSKKKFYYGYKLTCYSDGNLLALLSVDPANKHDVSVVREKFWVIVEEFSGCFLFLDKGYVSRELQEEFLKFGVVYTPVKRENQVSNLEEKKFYKYLSDFRRRIETLFSKFSEFLLRPSRSVSLRGLAVRILGAILAVNLDRLYNFTGGGN; encoded by the exons GTGGTTGTTATGAACTTTCAGCAGGAAATCCTGATCATAAAATCCGAAATCTATCCGATAATCAGCAAACACTACCCGAAAAACACTCACAGGGAAATAATCAGCCTCTACGACCTAATAACCTTCGCAATACTAGCACACTTGCACTTTAACGGAGTTTACAAGCACGCTTACAGAGTCCTAATCGAAGAAATGAAGCTGTTCCCCAAAATCAGGTACAACAAACTAACAGAACGCTTGAACAGGCACGAAAAACTCCTGCTCCTAGCGCAGGAAGAATTATTCAAAAAACACGCCAGAGAATACGTTAGAATACTGGACTCAAAGCCCATTCAGACCAAGGAGTTGGCCAGAAAAAACAGGAAGGATAAGGAGGGTTCTTCAGAAGTCATCTCTGAAAAGCCCGCAGTTGGGTTTGTTCCCTCTA AAAAAAAGTTTTACTATGGGTACAAGCTGACCTGTTACTCTGATGGAAATTTGCTGGCTTTGCTGTCCGTTGATCCGGCGAATAAGCATGATGTGAGTGTTGTCAGGGAAAAGTTCTGGGTGATTGTTGAGGAGTTTTCTGGCTGTTTTCTGTTTTTGGATAAGGGTTACGTTAGTAGAGAACTTCAGGAGGAATTCCTGAAGTTTGGCGTTGTTTACACGCCGGTGAAGCGGGAGAATCAGGTTAGTAATCTGGAGGAGAAGAAGTTTTACAAGTACTTGTCTGACTTTCGCAGGAGGATTGAGACTTTGTTTTCGAAGTTTTCTGAGTTTCTTCTGAGGCCGAGCAGGAGTGTTAGTTTGAGGGGGTTAGCTGTCAGGATTTTAGGGGCGATTCTGGCCGTGAATCTGGACAGATTATACAACTTCACAGGTGGTGGGAACTAG